In Miscanthus floridulus cultivar M001 unplaced genomic scaffold, ASM1932011v1 os_1786_1_2, whole genome shotgun sequence, the following proteins share a genomic window:
- the LOC136534313 gene encoding arogenate dehydratase 1-like, giving the protein MAYTSSLHLPKHLLFPSSRRTRHRPSSFIPISAAAKINGGVNGHHAPEKPAAPNGKAPQHINGRGKKKGVNGHVNGHTDRIHLSVSTGGGGGGRQDGSGLRVAFQGAPGAYSEFAAKTALPGCETVPCRAFADALAAVERGAADRAVLPVESTMEGTALRNYDLLLRHGLVVVQEINLFVHYCLLAMPGVRAAEVRRVISHPMALAHCGRALARLGVDPEPVEDTAGAVEMLRSNRMLDTAAIASTRAADLYGLDVLAHGLQDESWNVTRFLLLSRPSPVAALPVDAAAAGAKTSMVVAYRGGSMMMVLKVLSALSSRNINLTKLEIINNDGAAAADTGSGARPPVMILDTSARGAPTLRAFPHVLYVDCEGAAHDPRVREAIQEIEKFAVFVRVLGCYAADSTVYDLQ; this is encoded by the coding sequence ATGGCCTACACCTCCTCCCTCCACCTCCCCAAGCACCTCCTCTTCCCCAGCTCCCGCCGGACAAGGCACAGGCCCTCCTCCTTCATCCCCATCTCCGCGGCTGCCAAGATCAACGGCGGCGTGAACGGCCATCACGCGCCCGAGAAGCCAGCGGCGCCCAACGGCAAGGCACCACAACACATCAACGGCcgcgggaagaagaagggcgtcaACGGGCACGTCAACGGGCATACAGACCGGATCCACCTCTCGGTGAGCAcgggcggcgggggcgggggccgCCAGGATGGCTCGGGCCTCCGCGTGGCGTTCCAGGGCGCGCCGGGCGCGTACAGCGAGTTCGCGGCCAAGACGGCGCTGCCCGGGTGCGAGACGGTCCCGTGCCGCGCGTTCGCAGACGCGCTGGCGGCCGTGGAGCGCGGCGCCGCCGACCGCGCCGTCCTCCCCGTGGAGTCCACCATGGAGGGCACCGCGCTGCGCAACTACGACCTGCTCCTCCGCCACGGCCTGGTGGTGGTGCAGGAGATCAACCTCTTCGTGCACTACTGCCTGCTCGCCATGCCCGGGGTGCGCGCCGCCGAGGTGCGCCGCGTCATCAGCCACCCGATGGCTCTGGCGCACTGCGGCCGCGCGCTGGCCCGGCTCGGGGTGGACCCGGAGCCCGTGGAGGACACGGCGGGCGCCGTCGAGATGCTGCGCTCCAACCGGATGCTCGACACCGCCGCCATCGCCAGCACGCGCGCCGCCGACCTGTACGGCCTCGACGTCCTCGCGCACGGGCTCCAGGACGAGTCCTGGAACGTTACGCGCTTCCTGCTCCTCTCCAGGCCGTCGCCCGTCGCCGCGCTGCCtgtggacgccgccgccgcgggcgccAAGACCAGCATGGTGGTCGCTTACCGCGGCGGCTCCATGATGATGGTGCTCAAGGTGCTCTCCGCCCTCTCCTCGCGCAACAtcaacctcaccaagctggagatCATCAACAACGACGGCGCCGCGGCTGCCGACACTGGATCTGGCGCGCGCCCGCCCGTGATGATCCTGGACACGAGCGCCCGGGGCGCGCCGACGCTGCGCGCGTTCCCGCACGTCCTGTACGTGGACTGCGAGGGCGCCGCGCACGACCCGCGCGTCCGCGAGGCCATCCAGGAGATCGAGAAGTTCGCCGTCTTCGTGCGCGTGCTTGGCTGCTACGCCGCCGACTCCACCGTCTACGACCTGCAGTGA